The proteins below come from a single Natrinema sp. SYSU A 869 genomic window:
- a CDS encoding GAF domain-containing protein translates to MNGDGTTDAPADQRPRTVLYVADSETDASDGAAALEGVRSGPERSVHAITTVDRVRNWAPEADCVVFAETPTTAAGAALLEVVEACGSTPVILFTDASFAPTAARSTDGIDGYVRRDTDDAVSHLADEIEWVCRGVESAEDTEHAASPGPADRFLESVPELAACRDRDQVFELLVETAADSLACEYCWLSTVHFGEFTPRATAPGVPEDELESIPRDGALDEALRTGEALRIDDIATDDRLAAPLEGVTSLCSLPVGDIGILQVAAEEAAAFDERDCDPLVEWCRFAAAILERIDADASQSTAREQLRQERDRLQTERDRLATERDELAAERDRLAEERDRFRALFANIPEPAVRYEIDDGRPIVRDSNDTFSEVFGTDPESIVGEPVDEDTVPPGLEQRRTTLLESLRSGKRRQLVSRRETVDGVREFLLTLVPVDAGASDDEATSAGGERGDHNPEGLIVYSDVTEANRRERELAAVEARLETIAELVDEDVRTPLNVARGYLELANETGDAEHFAEVDDAQERLRELVDQLVAIARQDGVLVETEPIAIHDVARRAWVAVETGDARLVTQASDDRVLEADKARLQELFEHLLGAVVDEASDGESGDESGDETAGAGDETPSTTDETTVVTVGATDDGFYIARRDPETDAPDADSGIATDPVPGQLAAADGTGFELGTVERIADAHGWNVGVAENDGRIAFAFRGVDASDGE, encoded by the coding sequence TTGAACGGCGACGGAACGACAGACGCGCCGGCGGATCAGCGACCACGAACGGTGCTCTATGTGGCTGACTCGGAGACGGATGCCAGCGACGGCGCTGCCGCTCTCGAGGGGGTCCGATCGGGCCCCGAACGGTCGGTCCATGCCATCACGACCGTCGATCGCGTCCGTAACTGGGCCCCCGAGGCCGACTGCGTCGTCTTCGCTGAGACGCCGACGACGGCGGCGGGTGCCGCCCTGCTCGAGGTCGTCGAGGCCTGTGGCTCCACACCGGTGATCCTCTTTACCGACGCGTCGTTCGCGCCGACCGCAGCGCGGTCAACCGACGGTATCGACGGCTACGTCCGCCGGGACACCGATGACGCCGTTTCCCACCTCGCGGACGAAATCGAGTGGGTCTGTCGCGGCGTCGAGAGCGCAGAAGACACCGAACACGCGGCGTCGCCTGGGCCCGCCGATCGCTTCCTTGAGTCGGTCCCCGAACTGGCGGCCTGCCGCGACCGAGACCAAGTCTTCGAGTTGCTGGTCGAGACCGCAGCCGATTCCCTCGCGTGCGAGTACTGCTGGCTGTCGACGGTTCACTTCGGGGAGTTCACACCCCGGGCGACCGCGCCGGGAGTCCCGGAAGACGAGCTCGAGTCAATCCCGCGTGACGGGGCCCTCGACGAGGCCCTCCGGACGGGCGAAGCGCTTCGCATCGACGATATCGCGACCGACGACCGGCTGGCAGCCCCTCTCGAGGGGGTCACATCGCTGTGCAGTCTCCCGGTCGGCGATATCGGCATCCTTCAGGTCGCCGCCGAGGAGGCGGCAGCGTTCGACGAGCGCGACTGCGATCCCCTCGTCGAGTGGTGCCGATTCGCTGCTGCGATCCTCGAGCGAATCGACGCCGATGCGAGCCAGAGCACGGCCCGCGAGCAGCTGCGTCAGGAACGCGACCGACTGCAAACGGAGCGAGACCGGCTGGCAACCGAACGCGACGAGCTAGCGGCCGAGCGCGACCGCCTTGCCGAGGAACGCGATCGCTTCCGGGCCCTGTTCGCGAATATCCCGGAACCGGCGGTCCGCTACGAGATCGACGACGGGCGACCGATCGTCCGGGACAGCAACGACACCTTCAGCGAGGTCTTCGGCACCGATCCCGAGTCGATCGTCGGCGAGCCCGTCGACGAGGACACCGTCCCACCGGGACTCGAGCAACGGCGGACGACGCTGCTCGAGTCGCTCCGATCGGGCAAGCGCCGCCAACTCGTCAGTCGTCGGGAGACCGTCGACGGTGTCCGCGAGTTCCTGCTGACGCTGGTGCCGGTCGACGCGGGCGCAAGCGACGACGAGGCTACTAGCGCTGGCGGGGAGCGGGGCGACCACAATCCCGAAGGGTTGATCGTATACAGCGACGTGACCGAGGCGAACCGCCGCGAGCGGGAGTTAGCCGCCGTCGAAGCGCGACTCGAGACGATCGCGGAGCTAGTCGACGAGGACGTGCGGACGCCGCTGAACGTCGCCCGCGGCTACCTCGAACTCGCCAACGAGACCGGCGACGCCGAACACTTCGCGGAGGTCGACGACGCACAGGAGCGGTTACGGGAACTCGTCGATCAGCTCGTCGCGATCGCTCGGCAGGACGGCGTACTCGTCGAGACCGAACCCATCGCCATCCACGACGTCGCGCGGCGGGCCTGGGTCGCCGTCGAGACCGGCGATGCACGGCTCGTGACTCAGGCCTCCGATGACCGCGTGCTCGAGGCGGACAAAGCGCGGCTGCAGGAACTGTTCGAGCATCTGTTGGGAGCTGTGGTCGACGAGGCGAGCGATGGCGAGTCCGGAGACGAGAGTGGCGACGAGACGGCCGGCGCGGGTGACGAGACGCCGAGCACGACCGACGAAACGACAGTGGTCACCGTCGGTGCGACTGACGACGGCTTCTACATCGCTCGACGTGACCCCGAAACCGACGCCCCGGACGCTGACAGCGGGATCGCGACGGATCCCGTTCCCGGTCAGTTGGCCGCGGCCGACGGCACTGGCTTCGAGCTCGGCACCGTCGAACGTATTGCCGACGCCCACGGCTGGAACGTCGGTGTCGCGGAGAACGACGGTCGCATCGCCTTCGCGTTCCGCGGCGTCGACGCAAGCGACGGCGAATAA
- the alaS gene encoding alanine--tRNA ligase yields the protein MSELEEEYRLEYFEEEGFERKECPECGAYFWTRDQDRETCGEPPCAEYDFIDNSGFDESYDLTEMREAFLSYFEANEHERIDPYPVAANRWRDDVLLTQASIYDFQPLVTSGETPPPANPLTVSQPCIRMQDIDNVGKTGRHTMAFEMMAHHAFNTREDVEKDEYAYYGEVYWKDQTVELCDGFFESMGVDLEEVIYIEDPWVGGGNAGPAIEVIYRGVELATLVFMSMEQDSDGEYEMKDGNRYSPMDTYIVDTGYGLERWTWVSQGTPTVYEAVYPDMIAFLKENAGLEHTDEQEALIHRAAKLAGHMDIDEAEDMETARGEIAGELDVDAAELEELMEPLEDIYAIADHCRTLAYMLGDGIVPSNVGTGYLARMVLRRTKRLCDTIGVDAPLDELVDMQAERLEYENRDTIRDIVRTEVEKYRETLERGGRRVETLAEEYAKKGEPIPTDELIELYDSHGIQPDMVAEIAEETGADVEVPDDFYSLVAKRHDTPEAVAEAEEDEDERFEDLPETEKLYYDDQQRTQFEAVVLDVFEREDGYDVVLDQTMFYPEGGGQPADTGTLSTDDATVEVADVQIEDGVILHRTDEDPGKGELVNGQVDGGRRRQLMRHHTATHIVIHAARQVLGEHIRQAGAQKGVKSSRIDVRHYDRIGREDVKRIEDRANEIVMDNTSVSQEWPDRHDAEAEHGFDLYQGGIPPGEQIRLIHVADDTQACGGTHVARTGDIGTIKVLNTERVQDGVERITFAAGEAAIEATQVKEDALYEAAEILDVSPEDVPETAERFFEEWKGRGKQIEDLKEQLAEARAGGGGGGEEVDVGDTTAIVQRLDADMGELRATANALAEDGKIAVLGSGESGAQFVVAVPDGVGVNAGEVVGELAAKVGGGGGGPPDFAQGGGPNVDDLDDALEDAPDVLRQVLNA from the coding sequence ATGAGCGAACTAGAGGAGGAGTACCGCCTCGAGTACTTCGAGGAGGAAGGATTCGAGCGCAAGGAGTGCCCGGAGTGTGGCGCTTACTTCTGGACGCGCGATCAGGATAGGGAGACCTGCGGTGAGCCCCCCTGCGCGGAGTACGACTTCATCGACAATTCTGGATTCGACGAGTCGTACGACCTGACGGAGATGCGCGAGGCCTTTCTCTCTTACTTCGAGGCCAACGAGCACGAGCGAATCGATCCCTACCCCGTCGCGGCCAACCGCTGGCGCGACGACGTCCTGTTGACGCAGGCGTCGATCTATGACTTCCAGCCGCTGGTGACCAGCGGCGAGACACCCCCACCAGCGAACCCGCTGACGGTCTCCCAACCCTGTATTCGGATGCAGGACATCGACAACGTCGGCAAGACGGGTCGACACACCATGGCCTTCGAGATGATGGCCCACCACGCGTTCAACACGCGTGAGGATGTCGAGAAAGACGAGTACGCCTACTACGGCGAGGTGTATTGGAAGGACCAGACCGTCGAACTCTGCGACGGCTTCTTCGAGTCGATGGGCGTCGATCTCGAGGAAGTCATCTACATCGAGGACCCATGGGTCGGCGGCGGGAACGCCGGTCCGGCAATCGAGGTCATCTATCGGGGCGTCGAACTCGCTACGCTCGTCTTCATGTCGATGGAGCAGGACTCGGACGGCGAGTACGAGATGAAAGACGGGAACCGCTACAGCCCGATGGACACCTATATCGTCGACACGGGCTACGGGCTCGAGCGGTGGACCTGGGTCTCCCAGGGCACCCCGACGGTCTACGAGGCGGTCTACCCCGACATGATTGCGTTCCTCAAAGAGAACGCGGGGCTCGAGCACACCGACGAGCAGGAGGCACTCATCCACCGGGCCGCCAAGCTCGCGGGCCACATGGATATCGACGAGGCCGAGGACATGGAAACCGCCCGCGGCGAGATTGCCGGCGAACTCGATGTCGACGCTGCGGAACTCGAGGAACTCATGGAGCCCCTCGAGGACATCTATGCGATCGCGGACCACTGCCGCACGCTCGCCTACATGCTCGGCGACGGCATCGTCCCCTCGAACGTCGGCACGGGCTATCTCGCACGGATGGTCCTTCGCCGAACCAAGCGGCTCTGTGACACGATCGGCGTCGACGCACCGCTGGACGAACTCGTCGACATGCAGGCTGAGCGCCTCGAGTACGAGAATCGCGACACCATCCGCGACATCGTCCGCACCGAGGTCGAGAAGTACCGCGAGACCTTAGAGCGGGGCGGTCGACGGGTCGAGACCCTGGCCGAGGAGTACGCGAAGAAGGGCGAACCGATCCCGACCGACGAATTGATCGAGCTCTACGACTCTCACGGCATTCAGCCCGATATGGTCGCTGAGATCGCCGAGGAGACCGGCGCAGACGTCGAGGTTCCCGACGACTTCTACAGCCTCGTCGCAAAGCGCCACGACACGCCCGAGGCGGTCGCGGAGGCCGAGGAGGACGAGGACGAGCGCTTCGAGGATCTCCCGGAGACGGAGAAACTCTACTATGACGACCAGCAGCGAACGCAGTTCGAGGCAGTCGTCTTGGATGTCTTCGAGCGCGAGGACGGCTATGATGTCGTCTTAGACCAGACGATGTTCTACCCCGAGGGCGGTGGCCAGCCCGCGGACACGGGGACGCTCTCGACCGACGACGCAACCGTCGAAGTCGCGGACGTCCAGATCGAGGACGGCGTTATCCTCCATCGGACCGATGAGGACCCCGGCAAGGGCGAACTGGTCAACGGGCAGGTCGACGGCGGCCGCCGGCGACAGCTCATGCGCCACCACACGGCGACCCACATCGTCATCCATGCCGCACGGCAGGTCCTCGGCGAGCACATCCGCCAGGCCGGTGCCCAGAAGGGAGTCAAGAGTTCGCGGATCGACGTTCGCCACTACGACCGAATCGGCCGCGAGGACGTCAAGCGGATCGAGGACCGCGCGAACGAGATCGTGATGGACAACACCTCGGTCTCCCAGGAGTGGCCCGACCGCCACGACGCCGAGGCAGAACACGGCTTCGATCTCTACCAGGGCGGGATCCCGCCAGGCGAGCAGATCCGGCTGATCCACGTCGCCGATGACACCCAGGCCTGTGGTGGCACCCACGTCGCCCGAACCGGCGATATCGGCACGATCAAGGTGCTGAACACCGAGCGCGTCCAGGACGGCGTCGAACGGATCACCTTCGCGGCCGGCGAGGCCGCCATCGAGGCGACCCAGGTCAAAGAGGACGCGCTCTACGAGGCTGCCGAAATCCTCGACGTCTCACCCGAAGACGTGCCCGAGACCGCCGAACGGTTCTTCGAAGAGTGGAAGGGCCGCGGCAAACAGATCGAGGACCTGAAAGAACAACTCGCCGAGGCCCGCGCCGGTGGCGGTGGCGGCGGGGAGGAAGTCGATGTTGGCGACACTACGGCCATCGTCCAGCGCCTCGACGCTGACATGGGCGAACTGCGAGCGACCGCCAACGCCCTCGCCGAGGACGGCAAAATCGCCGTGCTAGGCAGCGGCGAGAGCGGTGCCCAGTTCGTCGTCGCCGTCCCCGACGGTGTCGGCGTCAATGCCGGCGAGGTCGTCGGCGAACTCGCCGCCAAGGTCGGCGGCGGCGGTGGCGGTCCGCCGGACTTCGCACAGGGTGGCGGCCCCAATGTTGACGACTTAGACGACGCGCTCGAGGACGCCCCCGATGTGTTGCGCCAGGTACTGAACGCCTGA